The following proteins are co-located in the Pyrobaculum calidifontis JCM 11548 genome:
- the tatC gene encoding Sec-independent protein translocase TatC — protein sequence MEDKPPRDREMPLWEHLRELGQRLKRVLIAFVVVFIVMWMPAPDLHGGSIMSILASFFVTGEYRPLAYWAFFETIRPMLDDLNKTANIKIALIAGEVWNPLGAVMYASLYLAALVVFPLLVYEMWLYVQPALYPHEERAVKKYLWVALLLFYAGNLFGIFVIFPALFRFIAGFAAILRIEQIFSVSSVVSTWMQLAFWTGVIFETPIVIAILSEICLLNPWTLAAYRPVVYAVALILIAIVTPDTTLVSTFLTFIPFAILFEVGLVWSRRIVKKCPDIQPLSKPYR from the coding sequence GTGGAAGATAAGCCGCCTCGTGACAGAGAAATGCCTCTTTGGGAGCACCTGAGGGAGCTCGGCCAGCGGCTTAAGAGGGTGTTGATCGCCTTCGTCGTCGTGTTTATAGTCATGTGGATGCCCGCGCCGGATCTGCATGGCGGCAGTATAATGTCAATCTTGGCCTCCTTCTTCGTCACTGGCGAGTACAGGCCGCTGGCTTACTGGGCCTTCTTTGAAACAATAAGGCCGATGCTCGACGACTTGAACAAGACCGCCAACATAAAGATAGCGCTAATTGCCGGAGAGGTGTGGAATCCCCTTGGCGCAGTTATGTACGCCTCATTGTACCTAGCCGCGTTGGTAGTGTTCCCGCTGTTAGTGTATGAGATGTGGCTGTATGTACAGCCAGCGCTTTACCCCCACGAGGAGAGGGCCGTGAAGAAGTACCTATGGGTAGCTCTCCTCCTATTTTACGCTGGCAACCTCTTCGGCATATTCGTAATATTCCCAGCCCTCTTTAGATTTATCGCAGGCTTTGCGGCAATATTACGCATAGAGCAAATCTTCAGCGTATCCTCTGTGGTCAGCACCTGGATGCAGTTGGCCTTTTGGACAGGCGTAATCTTTGAAACCCCAATCGTCATAGCCATACTTTCAGAGATCTGTCTCCTCAATCCGTGGACCCTCGCCGCGTATAGGCCCGTGGTCTACGCAGTGGCGCTTATACTAATAGCAATCGTCACGCCGGACACAACCCTCGTCTCCACATTCCTCACCTTTATACCATTCGCCATACTCTTCGAGGTTGGCCTCGTGTGGAGCAGGCGGATAGTCAAAAAGTGCCCCGATATTCAGCCCTTGAGCAAGCCGTATAGGTAA
- a CDS encoding Sec-independent protein translocase subunit TatA/TatB: MYLLLGGQEWIVILIAVVILLIWGPSKLPSLARGLGEAIREFRKATSGIEEEPRKVEKREEIDQKLLETARALGISIEGKTKEQILDEINKKIAELKKTQ; this comes from the coding sequence ATGTACCTACTCCTAGGCGGACAGGAGTGGATTGTAATACTCATCGCCGTGGTTATATTACTTATCTGGGGCCCCTCGAAGTTACCCTCGCTAGCCAGGGGGCTGGGCGAGGCCATTAGGGAGTTTAGAAAAGCGACGAGCGGCATAGAGGAAGAGCCTAGGAAAGTAGAGAAGAGAGAGGAGATAGACCAGAAGCTTTTGGAGACTGCGAGGGCCTTGGGCATATCCATCGAGGGCAAGACCAAGGAACAGATTCTAGACGAGATCAACAAGAAAATCGCCGAGCTTAAAAAGACTCAGTAG
- a CDS encoding DMT family transporter — MDVSIGVLSAVLATAAFSINAPLANAATKLGVSPTSLVAVRNLVALLTLLPLADFKISALGLLVVVASALLGPGLGDAAYFNAISKSGVAAAVTIGYTYIFTAQFFSALLGVEPLTSRVIVGAALAFSGVAVALGGVPRGSGAFYGLVASLAWGLASALLGVATKGASVYTIAVLRSAVLAPLFFALSGFKRPPLRGLIYAVSSGVVGLALGSAAFIYAISAIGVSKTVIATSLTPILSQIFDKALNKTPIRQRYILGATLVSVGIVISVMNN, encoded by the coding sequence ATGGACGTTAGCATAGGCGTCCTCTCGGCGGTTCTAGCCACAGCGGCGTTTTCCATAAACGCCCCACTGGCTAACGCGGCGACGAAGCTCGGCGTTTCTCCCACGTCGCTTGTGGCGGTGCGCAACTTGGTGGCGCTCCTCACACTCCTCCCCTTAGCCGACTTTAAGATCTCGGCTTTAGGCCTCTTGGTGGTTGTGGCATCTGCGCTACTGGGCCCCGGCCTGGGCGATGCGGCGTACTTCAACGCCATTTCTAAAAGCGGCGTTGCCGCCGCAGTGACAATTGGATATACGTACATATTCACGGCGCAGTTCTTCTCAGCCCTCTTAGGCGTAGAGCCTTTGACGAGCCGCGTGATTGTAGGCGCGGCGCTGGCCTTTTCCGGCGTGGCAGTCGCCCTGGGCGGAGTGCCGCGGGGCTCGGGGGCCTTCTACGGCCTTGTGGCCTCTCTGGCTTGGGGCCTTGCCTCAGCACTGCTCGGCGTAGCCACAAAGGGCGCGTCAGTTTACACAATCGCGGTGCTTAGGTCAGCCGTATTGGCTCCACTCTTCTTTGCCCTATCGGGCTTTAAGAGGCCGCCTCTGAGGGGCTTGATTTACGCCGTATCTTCGGGAGTGGTGGGCCTTGCCTTAGGCTCTGCGGCCTTTATATACGCAATATCGGCAATTGGGGTGTCAAAGACGGTGATAGCCACCTCGCTTACTCCCATTCTTTCACAGATATTTGACAAGGCGTTGAACAAGACTCCCATAAGGCAGAGATATATACTTGGGGCAACACTTGTCTCAGTGGGAATTGTGATCAGTGTGATGAATAACTAG
- a CDS encoding ribbon-helix-helix domain-containing protein, translating to MGEKREKMVLISFHVPQSYVEMLDELVKSGVFPNRSEAVRAALRELLNRYMSNGR from the coding sequence GTGGGCGAGAAGCGAGAGAAGATGGTGCTGATATCGTTTCACGTGCCGCAGTCCTACGTGGAAATGTTAGACGAGTTAGTGAAGAGCGGGGTTTTTCCAAACAGGAGCGAGGCGGTGAGAGCCGCGTTGAGGGAGCTGTTGAATAGGTATATGTCAAATGGACGTTAG
- a CDS encoding NAD(P)/FAD-dependent oxidoreductase — MKAVVLGGGIAGVFTAYFLRELGFDVVGVGGDVAYPLTSLVLTLSMPYGEDVELAKESLEIYRKFVQPREVTSVDIFPRWVTLPKLEVPHEVTDSVEGLRLGPDEVAVLTRDYLIPVRKVVNRLRRELGFASSYGFLKVEDGKAYVVAEGRRIAGDVVVLAAGYNNRALAEKAGLRLPLQPYECYAVAYAAWGKGWRYSVGDHVLGWYGRPIAPFMYVAGDGCGRYGQGPPANYVEKMTNLLRQRIGAALPLGLRVGYCEVGPHGGPVYGKHPDVDNLYVIGGLDGYGSMVGPSLAKRLADLIAGREEFDEFKVERYMAHMDFDPCAVSERHDWGSVILRKA, encoded by the coding sequence GTGAAAGCGGTGGTGTTGGGCGGGGGGATTGCGGGGGTATTCACGGCGTACTTCCTAAGGGAGCTCGGCTTCGACGTCGTGGGTGTGGGCGGCGATGTGGCCTATCCGCTTACTTCGCTTGTCCTCACGCTGTCTATGCCATATGGCGAAGACGTTGAGCTGGCTAAAGAGAGCTTGGAGATCTACAGAAAGTTTGTACAGCCCAGGGAGGTTACCTCAGTGGACATATTCCCCCGCTGGGTCACATTGCCCAAGTTAGAGGTTCCCCACGAGGTTACAGACAGCGTGGAGGGGCTACGGCTGGGGCCAGACGAGGTGGCGGTATTGACCAGGGACTACCTAATACCCGTGAGGAAGGTGGTGAATCGCCTTAGGAGGGAGCTGGGCTTCGCCTCCTCGTACGGCTTTTTGAAGGTTGAAGACGGCAAGGCCTACGTAGTGGCTGAGGGGAGGAGGATTGCGGGCGACGTTGTTGTACTCGCCGCTGGCTACAACAATAGGGCTTTAGCGGAGAAGGCCGGCCTAAGGCTTCCGCTCCAGCCGTATGAGTGCTACGCAGTAGCCTACGCGGCGTGGGGGAAGGGGTGGCGATACAGCGTCGGCGACCACGTGTTGGGGTGGTACGGGAGGCCCATTGCGCCGTTTATGTACGTGGCGGGCGACGGGTGCGGCAGATACGGCCAAGGCCCCCCAGCTAATTACGTGGAAAAAATGACTAACCTACTCCGCCAGAGAATAGGCGCGGCGCTCCCCCTCGGCCTTAGAGTTGGCTACTGCGAGGTTGGGCCCCACGGCGGGCCTGTATATGGGAAACACCCAGATGTGGACAACTTGTACGTAATAGGCGGCTTAGACGGCTATGGGAGCATGGTAGGCCCCTCGCTGGCCAAGAGGTTGGCTGATCTGATAGCGGGGCGCGAGGAGTTTGACGAGTTTAAAGTTGAGAGATACATGGCCCACATGGACTTCGACCCCTGCGCGGTGAGTGAGCGGCACGACTGGGGCTCTGTAATACTACGTAAGGCATAA
- a CDS encoding MBL fold metallo-hydrolase: MEVQWVEAGPLLTNTYVVCDLDECVVVDPAGGVREVLRLVGKRAVVAVVATHLHFDHVLSAAEVVEAVNAPFHAHYDDWRIYRELNSVAVEWGFEVPVLPAPRPLGERLWKLEVIHTPGHTPGSVSLLGDGFVLTGDTLFKGTVGRTDLPFGDWRLLVKSVCKLYQLPGGYRVYPGHGPATYLGEEALYNVVNRSVCESGVYRIT, from the coding sequence GTGGAAGTGCAGTGGGTGGAGGCGGGCCCGCTTCTCACGAATACCTACGTGGTCTGCGACTTGGATGAGTGCGTCGTGGTGGACCCCGCCGGCGGCGTGCGGGAGGTCTTGAGGCTCGTGGGGAAGAGGGCCGTGGTGGCTGTTGTGGCGACGCACCTCCACTTTGACCACGTCTTGTCTGCCGCCGAGGTCGTAGAGGCTGTTAATGCGCCTTTTCACGCCCACTACGATGACTGGCGCATATACCGCGAGTTAAACAGTGTGGCTGTGGAGTGGGGGTTTGAGGTGCCTGTGTTGCCCGCTCCGAGACCGCTTGGCGAACGGCTTTGGAAGCTTGAGGTAATCCATACGCCGGGCCACACCCCGGGCTCTGTCTCGTTGCTGGGGGACGGCTTTGTGCTAACCGGGGATACCCTATTCAAAGGCACGGTAGGCCGCACAGACCTCCCTTTTGGGGATTGGCGGCTTTTAGTGAAGTCCGTGTGTAAACTCTACCAACTGCCCGGCGGCTACAGAGTGTACCCCGGCCACGGCCCAGCCACGTACCTGGGAGAGGAGGCGTTGTACAACGTGGTCAACCGCTCAGTTTGTGAAAGCGGGGTGTACCGCATCACATAA
- a CDS encoding cytochrome c biogenesis protein has translation MRTLLAVLAAAFLAYSLTIGQLHFTDVNSGDDFNRALVDGPVLIFIHQPNCLGCAKLKGEVFPKPQVAQALRGVNLVSIDLAAYPVTSIKVVADGSVYVYQGSLRVSKASGQVEVPIYATPTLVLGYVKNGTIHLTMVIVGAVEAPQLIELVKLAYTQPTEATPRPSTTQTAEPTTATQTTSPLGTVAQIALSFAAGAASVFSPCVLPVVTIAATTYLARRNLALVLLGMVISFAALAALATTAAAWARAAATTALYLIGGVVLVAIGLIFVIERFNKAFLMWVSSLQTRAYKLTKRGAGAVGDLALGASLGAVWMPCVAPFLGVVAMGSLVAAALSRDYLAVFFNTLAYAAGLAAVIYAVVYAVQKSARRTATLKWSRLGRRIEYAVGIASIVLGILLIGEAFGLRTITLLV, from the coding sequence ATGCGGACGCTCTTGGCAGTATTGGCGGCGGCGTTTCTCGCCTACTCGCTGACAATAGGCCAATTACACTTCACAGACGTAAACTCCGGCGACGACTTCAACAGAGCGCTCGTCGACGGGCCCGTCCTCATATTTATACACCAGCCCAACTGCCTTGGCTGCGCCAAATTAAAGGGGGAAGTATTCCCCAAGCCCCAAGTGGCCCAGGCCCTCAGAGGAGTAAACCTAGTCTCCATAGACTTGGCCGCCTACCCCGTGACAAGCATAAAGGTCGTCGCTGACGGCTCTGTGTACGTGTACCAAGGCTCCCTGAGGGTGTCCAAGGCATCTGGCCAAGTGGAAGTGCCAATCTACGCTACTCCAACCCTGGTGCTGGGCTACGTAAAAAACGGCACAATACACTTAACAATGGTGATAGTAGGAGCAGTTGAGGCTCCCCAGTTGATAGAACTAGTAAAACTAGCCTACACCCAACCCACTGAGGCGACCCCCCGTCCATCCACAACGCAGACTGCAGAGCCAACGACGGCGACACAAACGACGAGCCCCCTGGGAACCGTTGCACAGATAGCCCTCTCCTTCGCGGCCGGCGCCGCTAGCGTGTTTTCCCCATGCGTCTTGCCCGTCGTCACTATAGCGGCTACGACATACCTCGCCAGGAGGAACTTGGCCCTGGTCTTGTTGGGCATGGTAATATCCTTCGCGGCGTTGGCCGCCCTAGCCACGACGGCCGCCGCCTGGGCCCGCGCCGCCGCGACCACAGCCCTCTACCTGATAGGCGGGGTGGTGCTAGTGGCCATTGGGCTCATCTTCGTGATAGAGCGCTTCAACAAGGCCTTCCTAATGTGGGTGTCCAGCCTCCAGACCAGGGCCTACAAGCTCACAAAGAGGGGCGCAGGCGCGGTCGGCGACTTGGCGCTAGGCGCCTCGCTAGGCGCCGTCTGGATGCCTTGCGTCGCCCCCTTCCTCGGCGTAGTCGCAATGGGAAGCCTAGTCGCGGCGGCATTGAGCAGGGACTACCTCGCCGTGTTCTTCAACACATTGGCCTACGCCGCGGGTCTTGCCGCCGTGATCTACGCAGTGGTCTACGCGGTTCAGAAAAGCGCCCGTAGAACAGCCACGCTTAAGTGGAGCAGGCTGGGCAGGAGGATAGAATACGCCGTGGGGATAGCCTCAATCGTGCTCGGAATATTGCTAATAGGCGAGGCGTTTGGGCTCAGGACTATAACACTGCTCGTATGA
- a CDS encoding protein-tyrosine phosphatase family protein: protein MMECPYWVDERVAGSCMPRRDDVDKWAKAGIRTVITLAEAWEVEYYGRWGLLEFRRALEERGIEWIHWPTPDGYPPRGLIELVELVKAKARSGAVLVHCVGGMGRTPTLLAAYLIATRCLKADDAIRHVERVNPHISLTDQQYYALLEVEATYRDVCNIQGKNIK from the coding sequence ATGATGGAGTGCCCCTACTGGGTCGACGAGCGAGTAGCCGGCTCCTGCATGCCGAGGAGAGACGACGTAGACAAGTGGGCAAAGGCCGGCATACGCACAGTCATAACGCTGGCAGAGGCGTGGGAAGTGGAGTACTACGGGCGGTGGGGGCTTCTCGAGTTTAGAAGAGCCCTCGAGGAGAGGGGCATAGAGTGGATACACTGGCCAACGCCAGACGGCTACCCGCCCAGGGGGCTCATTGAGCTGGTGGAGTTAGTCAAGGCCAAGGCGAGAAGCGGCGCAGTGTTGGTACACTGCGTGGGCGGAATGGGGCGCACCCCCACCCTACTCGCGGCATATCTAATAGCTACGAGATGCCTAAAAGCCGACGACGCCATAAGACACGTTGAGCGGGTAAACCCACACATCTCTCTAACAGACCAGCAGTACTACGCCCTGTTAGAAGTAGAAGCAACATACCGAGACGTGTGCAACATACAGGGCAAAAACATTAAATAG
- a CDS encoding molybdopterin-guanine dinucleotide biosynthesis protein MobB, translating into MTCVIQITGGKDVGKTVVAERLIKRLKASGKTVLAVKISHHDPEPPTKDTHRLRKAGADKVLFYNGQIYVLYTTAVKCEDLQADYIIVEGLRDAKLGYKIHIGPDPPPDADLVLNSAEAEPEVACVRQDPCTLLEAISKYKPPSH; encoded by the coding sequence ATGACGTGCGTAATCCAGATAACTGGAGGGAAAGACGTGGGAAAAACGGTTGTCGCCGAGAGGCTAATAAAGAGGTTAAAAGCCAGCGGGAAGACCGTCCTCGCAGTGAAAATAAGCCACCACGACCCCGAGCCCCCCACCAAAGACACCCACAGACTGAGAAAGGCCGGCGCCGACAAGGTGCTCTTCTACAACGGCCAGATCTACGTCCTATACACGACCGCAGTCAAGTGCGAAGACCTTCAGGCAGACTACATAATAGTAGAGGGGCTACGAGACGCGAAGCTCGGATACAAGATACACATAGGCCCCGATCCTCCGCCCGACGCCGACCTCGTACTAAACAGCGCCGAGGCAGAGCCAGAGGTCGCATGCGTACGCCAAGACCCCTGCACATTACTCGAAGCAATATCAAAATACAAGCCCCCATCCCACTAA
- a CDS encoding PadR family transcriptional regulator, with the protein MKAYQRFKRCIGKGNLWLYVVSLLNKKGPLHGYAIIQELRKLGFNISTVYGYVLLKRMVTDGVLVEVEEGGKKLYAASPQAQENFKKAIEELQDLIKALT; encoded by the coding sequence GTGAAGGCCTACCAGCGGTTCAAACGTTGCATAGGTAAGGGAAACCTCTGGCTGTACGTAGTAAGTCTCTTAAACAAAAAGGGCCCACTGCACGGCTATGCGATAATACAGGAGTTGCGCAAACTCGGCTTCAACATAAGCACAGTATACGGCTACGTTTTGTTAAAGAGAATGGTCACCGACGGCGTTTTGGTAGAAGTAGAGGAGGGCGGCAAAAAGCTCTACGCCGCGTCTCCACAGGCACAAGAAAACTTCAAAAAAGCCATAGAGGAATTGCAAGACCTAATAAAAGCTCTAACATGA
- a CDS encoding inositol-3-phosphate synthase yields MSIRVGIVGVGNCASALVQGIEMYKRNPEAEPAVAFKEIGGYTPRDIVFTSAFEIDARKVGLDLAEAIFQPPNNASVVYKPPRLGVVVKPGPALDGVPEGGLVPKIVEGSVDDVVKELNSTNTEVLVNYLPTGAKKAAEAYAEAALRAGTAFVNAMPAPIATSEYWQRKFSERGIPLLGDDTQNQIGATVLHKTLIRLLALRGVRIKHTYQINVGGTPDFVNLMYRRGDKEKTKTAAVKMMAQGQEFDAYISPVAYISFLGDRKIAHTLIEAEIFGGLPIRIEATLDVHDAWNSAAVVTDAVRLAKLALDRGIGGPLIAASAWGFKNPPVHMSPDEAYRAVLEFIEGKRER; encoded by the coding sequence GTGTCCATCAGAGTCGGAATAGTGGGTGTCGGCAACTGCGCCTCGGCCCTGGTACAGGGGATCGAGATGTACAAGAGAAACCCAGAGGCGGAGCCGGCCGTCGCGTTTAAAGAGATAGGGGGCTACACGCCGAGAGACATAGTTTTCACCTCGGCGTTTGAAATCGACGCGAGAAAGGTGGGCCTAGACTTGGCGGAGGCCATATTTCAGCCGCCCAACAACGCCTCTGTGGTCTACAAGCCCCCGAGACTGGGCGTAGTGGTGAAGCCAGGCCCAGCCCTGGACGGAGTCCCCGAGGGAGGACTCGTGCCTAAGATCGTGGAGGGGTCCGTGGACGATGTGGTAAAGGAGCTCAATTCTACAAACACCGAGGTGCTGGTCAACTACCTCCCCACTGGGGCGAAGAAGGCCGCCGAGGCCTACGCAGAGGCTGCGCTGAGGGCTGGGACGGCGTTTGTGAACGCGATGCCGGCCCCCATAGCCACGAGCGAGTACTGGCAGAGGAAGTTCAGCGAGAGGGGCATTCCCCTGCTGGGCGACGACACCCAGAATCAGATAGGGGCAACCGTGTTGCATAAGACGTTGATAAGGCTCTTGGCGCTGAGAGGCGTCAGGATAAAGCACACATACCAGATAAACGTCGGGGGGACGCCCGACTTCGTAAACCTCATGTATAGACGCGGCGACAAGGAGAAGACAAAGACGGCGGCTGTGAAAATGATGGCTCAGGGGCAGGAATTCGACGCCTACATCTCGCCAGTGGCCTACATAAGCTTCTTGGGGGATAGAAAAATAGCGCATACGCTAATTGAGGCTGAGATATTCGGCGGATTGCCTATACGCATCGAGGCAACACTCGACGTACACGACGCCTGGAACAGCGCCGCCGTGGTCACAGACGCAGTGAGGCTCGCGAAGCTGGCGCTTGACAGAGGGATAGGCGGCCCCCTGATAGCCGCCTCCGCCTGGGGCTTCAAAAACCCGCCAGTGCACATGAGCCCCGACGAGGCCTACAGAGCGGTGCTAGAGTTCATAGAAGGCAAGAGAGAGAGGTGA
- a CDS encoding (Fe-S)-binding protein has product MINEVLLSLFLLTFIIFAVLLWKRIKLYNKKIDFVKLIIHEFKEAARGGVGYMHFSIASGVVLSVVLALLDFAPAAKLALWLISLPIIAGLIAAALYRVGVFIRSGVIHRRLGEDKKFVSESNKMQLVLLFIIILTTLDLSLSIFNSAISNTIGILRNILLAAFYVKPAANLMVNYDRELSHFRIPFRLEDVIEGKIKPEEVKFGYEKIADVDKDVVLSCQSCGEIGACDAGCPAVAAGRLLSPRVVVRTVALNSNNPEFELAVKLEQQAWACTTCGYCVYACPVRVNHLDVIFGVRRALVAQSKVDKKIADVLMSASQYGNTMSTPNTGRHDWLYSLGVKHISENPNAEYLLWVGCMGSFDGRARQIVQALVEVLKKAGMLEKIAVLGDEETCCGDPIRRLGEESRFQEIVLNNKEIFNKYRIKKIITICPHGYNTFKNDYKRLGVELEVYHHVEILQKLADEGKISVKSLGASLTIHDPCYLARYNKVVEPQRKIVVKLGELKEPPRRGDKTFCCGAGGGNYWYDVPEEKRISHIRFEELEKTGASTIVTLCPFCNAMLLDAKRTKESKVEVKDLVELVAESLGGA; this is encoded by the coding sequence ATGATAAACGAAGTACTACTATCGCTGTTTTTATTAACATTTATAATATTTGCAGTTTTATTATGGAAACGAATAAAGCTCTACAATAAGAAAATAGACTTTGTAAAACTAATAATCCATGAATTTAAAGAGGCGGCACGCGGCGGAGTTGGATACATGCACTTCTCAATTGCGTCAGGCGTAGTTCTCTCCGTCGTGCTAGCCCTCCTAGACTTTGCCCCCGCTGCTAAACTCGCCCTGTGGCTAATAAGCCTGCCAATAATCGCCGGGCTTATCGCGGCCGCATTATACCGAGTGGGAGTCTTTATACGTAGCGGAGTCATTCACAGAAGGCTAGGAGAAGACAAGAAATTCGTATCAGAGTCCAACAAAATGCAACTAGTGCTACTCTTCATAATAATACTGACAACCCTCGACTTGTCGTTGTCAATATTCAACTCGGCAATATCAAACACAATTGGGATACTGAGGAACATACTGCTCGCGGCGTTCTACGTAAAACCGGCTGCCAATCTAATGGTCAACTACGACAGAGAGTTGTCCCACTTCAGAATTCCCTTTAGGCTAGAGGACGTAATAGAGGGCAAGATAAAGCCCGAGGAGGTAAAATTCGGCTATGAAAAAATAGCCGACGTAGACAAAGACGTCGTCTTGTCGTGCCAGTCCTGCGGAGAGATAGGCGCATGCGACGCGGGGTGTCCAGCTGTGGCCGCTGGCCGCCTGCTCTCGCCGAGAGTCGTGGTCAGAACCGTTGCGCTGAACTCCAACAACCCCGAGTTCGAGCTTGCGGTAAAGCTGGAACAACAAGCCTGGGCGTGTACGACATGCGGCTACTGCGTCTACGCATGCCCCGTAAGAGTAAACCACCTAGACGTAATATTCGGCGTAAGACGCGCCCTTGTTGCACAGAGCAAGGTAGACAAGAAGATCGCCGATGTGTTAATGTCGGCTTCGCAATACGGCAATACCATGTCAACTCCCAACACGGGCAGACACGACTGGCTCTACAGCCTAGGAGTCAAGCACATATCGGAGAACCCAAACGCCGAGTACCTCCTGTGGGTCGGGTGTATGGGGAGCTTCGACGGCAGGGCGAGACAAATAGTGCAAGCCCTTGTCGAGGTGTTAAAGAAGGCGGGCATGTTGGAGAAAATCGCCGTGCTAGGAGACGAGGAGACTTGTTGCGGCGACCCAATAAGGAGACTTGGCGAAGAAAGCAGGTTCCAAGAAATAGTGCTAAACAATAAAGAGATATTTAACAAATATAGAATAAAGAAAATTATAACAATATGTCCACACGGCTACAACACGTTTAAAAACGACTACAAACGCCTTGGGGTAGAGCTAGAGGTATACCACCACGTAGAAATACTGCAAAAGTTGGCGGATGAGGGGAAGATATCCGTGAAAAGCCTAGGCGCCAGTCTAACAATACACGACCCCTGCTACCTGGCCAGGTACAACAAGGTGGTGGAACCCCAGAGGAAGATAGTGGTCAAGCTAGGAGAGCTCAAAGAGCCTCCGAGAAGAGGCGATAAGACGTTCTGCTGTGGCGCTGGCGGCGGAAACTACTGGTACGACGTTCCAGAGGAGAAGAGGATAAGCCACATACGCTTCGAGGAGCTGGAGAAGACCGGCGCGTCGACCATTGTGACGCTGTGCCCCTTCTGCAACGCAATGCTACTCGACGCCAAGAGGACTAAGGAGAGCAAAGTGGAGGTAAAAGACCTCGTGGAGCTCGTCGCCGAGTCTCTCGGCGGCGCTTAA
- the cas4 gene encoding CRISPR-associated protein Cas4, with the protein MELLSPKPLCSVVNCEDLEKLDHVSALNELRREQEIFKLLPGIYAHRYDFRRVSPSIINDFEYCPRLLWVQHKLGLKLLSEKSVVSIIRGRILHERYERLLSQYENVVAEYKVEIGDLVGVVDLVIKRGGEYIPVEIKTGFSKEAHKTQLQIYISMLKARFGYLVYRNHVEVVHRNDAALDVLKKIREILSAREAPPAKCNSCIFKPICKNLL; encoded by the coding sequence ATGGAACTGCTATCTCCTAAGCCGCTCTGTAGCGTCGTAAACTGTGAAGACTTGGAGAAGCTCGACCACGTCAGCGCCTTGAACGAGCTGAGGAGAGAACAGGAGATATTCAAGTTGCTTCCGGGGATCTACGCACATAGGTACGACTTCAGACGTGTCTCTCCCTCAATTATAAACGACTTTGAATATTGCCCCCGCCTACTGTGGGTTCAGCACAAGCTCGGGCTCAAGTTGCTCAGCGAGAAGTCGGTGGTGTCCATAATAAGGGGTAGAATTCTGCACGAGAGATACGAACGGCTCCTCTCTCAGTACGAGAACGTGGTTGCTGAGTACAAGGTTGAGATAGGCGACCTCGTGGGCGTAGTGGACTTGGTGATTAAACGCGGCGGCGAGTATATACCTGTTGAGATAAAGACTGGCTTCAGCAAGGAGGCTCACAAGACTCAGCTACAGATATACATATCTATGTTGAAGGCCCGTTTCGGCTACCTGGTATACAGAAACCACGTGGAGGTAGTACACAGGAACGACGCCGCGCTTGACGTGCTTAAGAAAATACGTGAAATTCTCAGCGCCAGAGAAGCGCCGCCGGCAAAATGCAATAGCTGTATATTTAAACCCATATGTAAAAATCTTCTATAG